The nucleotide sequence AGGGCCAGGACCGAGGAGCTCCTCCCGATGTCCGATCGACAAGGTGCAGATCATTAAGGCCAActtcaccgcgcgaccctatcctgtctggccctgtccgtttggggtaaaacggacaaacgagacggcccagcgcgcgggagcaaacggacttttgtctgttttgtgtccgctttcgacccatccgcggcccaagtttgcgccgcttttggggtgaaacggacaccacgcggaCGCGCGGGTCGTCTACGCGTGTCCTTCCCCGGctcgcccgtcggtggcacagggcgggcctttttctatccgcccccctccctccctcaggccgcaccccctccactcttcccctcgctgccgccgctgccattgcagccgtgcagtTCGGACGTGAGCTCGCCCAGCCCATTCCCCTCGGCGCCGCCGAGCTATCCAACCACGGCCACCTGGTGTGCGCACCCGCCGGCCGgttttggggcggatccggtcggtcttgagctcggctggctgtgggaggccgggccgcgccatggactggccgggcacctcgccggaaggccctggcagtgGCTCCttctctagccgctcggatctgcaccgtcggtggtccgcgGGCAGATACACGAATGGTGGTCTGCtgggctcggtgcttgcccaaaagctcgccggcgcaccgttgccactcattaagtgcgaccactacacaaggatggtcgtgcgccgcgtgtctacaacgtcggaacatcccggatgggtgttcatcaagtgcttaaacgacgGGGTATGCGCTTTTTTTAGCTTCGGTCTGTGCtctagatttgactagttgtgctaacttcaaattttgttgtgtagaatggacgcaagttttggtattgggaagaagagtacatcgatatattgatagagcaaaatttagtacatgttcgtgcacttttagctagcatagaggttgTAAATGAGACAAGTGCatttgttgctagattagaggctagacacgagactaggtctgaggaagcaacatctacttctgccttgaagaagaaagaaggaTGCCAGATAgagcctcctccacagatcaacaatgagtgctcgagaaggccctaacccaactcaagggggcagttatggaagttgactatcttctaaaatgtattcttgttgttcttattttctttggccttgctttactagtcaaaatgtgatgatgtattgtCATGTATCAAAAATGAATGATAAAAAAAAGTTAAGGACTTGTAAAGAAAAATGCACGCGAACAGGATGCGGCCGAGATgcgtccgcgcgctgggcgcacgaccaccgcatcccaggacacgcccggacacgaccCTAAATCCCtatccaaacggacagaatccggacaaaacggacgtccgtttgggatcgCACGGTGAAGTTGGCCTTAGCAGGTGCATCGATGCCATAGCGACCATGACCTGCGGCAACGGCAGTCATGAGGGACTGGACGGTGGCGATGACGGTGTGGGCGCGGTGCCAAGCCGCCAAGCCCATGAATGACTGGCGGGCCGACGAGCTGGACGGTGGGAGTTTAAACCGTACTCTTTGGTATGAACCCCATGCGTAAACTTTGATAGTCCCTGTGACACAATTTCAGTTCTTGTGTAAAATTCAGTTCTTGAAATGTACATTCTGTACATTTTTTTAGTTGAGGAAGAGAGAACTTGGAGATGGTTTGCTTGTTGATTCAACTCACGAGAGAGGATTTTCTATCATGCACGGGGCCTCCCGTGCATGCATTCAACCGCCTTGTTTATTACTATATGGGATCATTGACATCACCTATAAGATTTTCTATCTCATCTAGCATACATTCACATGTTATTCTACTCATCGAGTTTCATCCAAAAAAATATATGCATACTGTATGTTGAAATAAAAGTTTGATTTACATTCTGTTTGCATAATTGTGTTTTTTCTAACAAGATCTTTCAAACAAGATTAATATTGAATATATTTTTAGGAAATGTTTTTTACAAGTAAACTACCATGCTCCAAACTTGTTTCATACAAATTTATTTATTTGATGCAAAAATTCAACAATGAGTTATTCAAACAAAACTTTGAACTTTAATAGTGTTTGACAAAGTATCTCATAGTCTTGTGTACTTTTAATAGTGTTTCAGTGTGTTTAAAATTTGATTATTTTTAGAACATGCTGAAACACATTCAAAAGTGGTATAGTTTTAAAGTTCTCCTCGTCATAAACACAAATATGTAAACGGATCATAAATTGTACCTTTGGTTTAAAAGATAAAATAGTTTTAAACTTGGAAATAAAATAACAAAGCATGGGATGGTGAAGCATAGGTTTGCATGTGGTCAGAGAAAGATCTGACAAACTACAAAAAGCATTAATGCGCAACATCGAATCTCCAAAAAAATGAACGGCCCTCCCATGCACAGGACCTCCCGTGCATGGGAGAAATGTTTTTCTCTTCAACTCACCGCATGTCTGGTGAAATCAAAGGCCTATTTGGCACTGTTCCGTGGGGTTTGCTATAGACCTTGAAGCTTTGCTTCTGTTATCTATTAGATATTTTTCTAAACTCTCGACCTGTATTTTTTGTTTGAGCAGGGGCAGTGCAGCGAACACAAGCAAAGAAAATGGTAGAAGGTGAGAAGGATTATCTGTGCGAAGTCTTGTATAATATGCACAGTGAATTGCATATCCATTATCTATCTATTTGATAAGTATTGACATGTAGTAAGACATGTCTAATCTGAATTTTGATATATGGAAGGCATGATAGTCTGTATGTTCAATTTTTGATTGTATGTTGAATTCTCATGCTCTAGATCCGCCTCCACCGACATCACACACTCATCCTTGATCTCCCACCAGCAATGCCCTGAGGTCATTGACACATGCAACCAAGTGATTCCAACGACGTCGAGGAGGTTGTGGGTGAGAGCTCCTGTTCTCCTGGGGAGAGCATGTTGGCGTGTTCGAGGTGTCCAAGAAGAAGGGAGGAGGCACTCATGTGGGCTGCTCTAGGAAATACACCAGATTGAGCGAGGTTAGATTAAAGCTTCTTAATTCTTCACTAGAATTATTTGGAGTTGGAAGAAGTGCGCGCATATGGAAGAAGGTACTGCAAGCCGGAGGCACATAGGAAGACCGGACAGAGAAACAGTGAAGGAAGATGAAGACCATCATCAAACTTTACCTATTTGTGTTTCGGATGCGACTTGCATGTGGTCAAAGACATGATGATCACCAAGAATGGAGGGAAGTGGGAGAAAAACATCAGAGTTTGTGAAATTTTGAAAGAAAGACCAATTGATTCAATACTTTGTCCGAAAACTTCACTCTATGACTTTGTAAATAAATGATACGGCATTCAATATGCACTTGGATTATTTTTCACATGTCTCTGGTTAAAATTCCATTTGGTGGGCAAGCATGTACTAATAGAACTCTCTTCAGTTTCTGTATATCATTATCAGATTTCGATAAGAATGCATGCATCTTTTGTTTTCATCTTCCAAAACCAGTATGTTTATGGGTTTATGCAACACTTGCTTTGACCAGACAATGACAATACGTTCAGCTCAAGAAAATCACAGGAATCATTTATTTGAATGGCATGGTAGTCTAAATTCCAAATACTTGAAAAAATGCACCTACATATGAGCCTAACCAATCCATAAAATAACAAATTACAAGTAAGAGCTATCTTATCATCATTGTGAAACAATATGAAATAAAATAGTGGGATGAAACCGAAGCTAGAGCAAGTAGTAGACCAAGATAAAAGTGGCAGAGGAAGAGCAAAGTTTGTCTTGTTGGGGTAAGATAAATAAGATGTGCGCCGAGAAAAATTTGAACCAACGAAAAAAGAGATGGAGCTGCCAGGACAAATACAACCAGTGCAACATTGTTATGTTGTCCCGTGGCAACGCACAGGTATTTAGCTAGTAAGAGTTAAATACACTACAGGTGTCCTAACTTGTCCGGCGCGGTCAGTTTGATgcctaaacttgaaaaatacacAAAAGTGATGTCGTAATTTGTCTGGGCGTTCAAATACGGTATCTTTGGACGTATGCCGCTGTATCAAGTGCCCATGTGGCATGCCAGTGCGTCTTTGGGCCACATGTCATGTGGCTGCAAGCGCTCGACGCGCGTTATGAGCTATATGTGTAGTTTTTTTTACAAGAATGCCCCTGAATTTTAATTAATTCTCACAAAAATACCCCTTGATTTTAATTTTAATACTCGCAAAAAATACCAGGAAGCGAGCGTGCATGGAATTCGAACTAGGCGGCAACACTCTGGTTTGCGCTTAATTTTCAGCAAGCAGTTTATATAGATGATTGCACGTGCCGCTCTGCATTTGCTTTTACTGGAgtaattttctttttatttatttccaaGTTACTATGTTGTTTTTCTTCGAGTGAAGTTTCTGTTTAGTTTCCATGATACATAAATCTTTTCATATATAAAATAATTATAAGTATGAAATTATTGTTTATTTAATACCTCTATTCTATTTTCATTATTGTGTACTTTGAAGAGATAGACATTCTAAAATTGATGTGGATTTAAAAAGTTGAACGTATATTAAAAGCACGGTGAGTATTTTTTGAAATACACGTTCATGTTCATGTTTATTTTTAGTTTTCATATTATTTTAGAAAATGCTCACCATGTTTTTTGAAAATGTTGAATGCGTATTAAAAAACTATTGTGTAATATTATTCTTAAATTTCTACAAACACGCTTAACATGTTAGTACATTTCTAGAATTTATTATTGTCACACAATAATATTTAATGCACGTTGAACAGTTTTTAAAATACAATATTGTCAATTTTAAATAATTGTGCATTTTAAAATAGGATGAAGATACACAATAATTGTTCGTGCTTATGGTCCTCAATGAAGATGCATAAATTTACACAATAACTTTTAATATACGTTCAACTCTTTATGTCCACATAAATTTTAGAAAAAAATCATGTTTATCTCTTCAAGGTACATAATAATGAAAATAGAATAAAgatataaaataaataataattgcatattgataattattttattttattcacaTGGAAAAAATTATGTATCATAAAAATTAAGCAGAAACTTCATTCGAAAGAAAAACAAAGCAGCACTTCAAAAAAAAACTGTGATTATATTTTTATGACAATTAATTATCCCTAAAAACCCAGTGTGCATCCAATGCCCGTAACGATTTTTTTTCGAGAATTAACTTAAGTCTAAGGGCATTTCTATAAAAACATACTACACGCACAGCTCACAACGCACCCGcagccactgacatgtggcccaAAGACACACTGGCATGCCACATAGGTACTTGATACGGCGTCCAAAGACACCGTATTTGAACACTCAGACAAGTTACGGCATCATTTTTGTGTATTTTTTTAAGTTTAGGCACCAAACTGATTGTGTTGGACAAGTTAGGGCACCTGTGGTGTATTTAAATCTTAGCTTAACCTTTCAGTTAGGAGCAGTGCTATAGGGACAATATATTTTCACCCGACATCTGGATGATATCAAATTGTCTGTTAGATTGCATCTTTTCACAAATCAGTACCGTTCAAGATGGACATTGTCTATGCACCGTCGTGTGTGGAGCAGTTTCGTTCAGTTGGGCGAATGTGATGTACTGGACATCtagaattttattttacttttacgGGAAAGTGCATATTAGAATTTTGCAATCTGAAATATTGCACCGAAAGTATTAAGTTCAGTTGGGCGAATGTGATGTACTGAACATCtagaattttattttacttttgcgGGAAAGTACATATTAGAATTTTGCAATCTGAAATATTGCACCAAAAGTACTAAGAATCCAACAAAACATACTTCATGTGATcacaaatataagacattttagataTTTTAGAATGGACTACATACAAGTTAAAATGGGTGAACAAACACATCAAAAGAAGTCTACATACATCGGCGGGGTTctatgggaccttagcacgacgacttctcgactgtctactacaacaacttGTGTCTGACTCCGGCGATGGAGGTGCGATGATGGTAgcgcgccttcggcttgcttcagtgcttgtagtcatcgctatgTGGTCTATGAATCTagatgtattttttatttttttatggtgttcgttgtactgtgatgattgaagatgaatagatcggaagctttttcgcaaaattaaaataaaaaattaaaactGCATTTCTAGAGCACAGATGTTAAAAGACATGTCTTACCGCACAACAGGGCAATGTAGTGAATAAAAAGGCATAAAGCCATATTTCTGGCTATTTAATAATACTTTTAAATTTTATGCATTTTTCACATTCCTTGATTACAAGGTTTCTTATTTTGAGAATCACTTTTACCTTCTCTAACGACCCATCTACAAAATTCAAAAGGTTTTATATTTCTTTTTCAAATCTTGTGCTTACAAAAAAAAAAGTGGTTTTCAATAACCTCTTTGGAATATTCACCCACCCACCCACCTGTGTCCCTTCGTGTCCGGAGCATTACCACACGCGCACCGGGGAGCTGCCCATGCAGGATGTAGCCGccgggggcgccgcccctccccgcccAACACGTCCAGTCGCTTTCGTCATCCTCCTCCCGCCGCGGCGCCGTTCCAGGTGGGCACCACCATTGACAAGCCGAGGCTGCCGTCGGTGGCGCCCGCGTGATGGATCCAGGTCGTGGGTGTGTTGGGGAGCCGTGGCCTCTCCATGGCGCTCCACCTCGGTCCCCGTTGGCACGAGCAAGGGCAAGGCACTGCCAAGATCCTCTCAAGAGACCTCTCCTACCCCCGTGGTTCCTGGCAGTGCTTGTTGTGTCAGGCAACATTTTTTCTCCAACGATGAAGGGGCTAGGACATGTCCGTTTCAAATGGGGTAGCACCGTTGGGTGCACCATCCGTGTCCACATGTCCGTTTGACGACTTAGATGGACAAAAAACGAACAGATTTCGTGTTTATTTGGGTCTCCCGCTTGGAGTTGCCCCAATGTgtgtttttttaacacaatacaatcAAAGTCGCTCACATACGCTCCTTCGTaggaacgcacgcacgcacacttTTGAGAGACCAAGTCGACATAACATCTTaaaattttacgaagtcaccatagacgccttgcagttgaggaaaacaTTTCCTTTCACTGAACGAACATTGCCGGAAGCCTAAAATACATTTAAAAATAATGCAAGCACTAATGTCAAGTTTAGGACTTGAACTCTGGTCGAGGAAATTGCACAAACCACCACTTGTTGGGGCTAGTGTTGCATAAAGCACCTACAATACAGGTTTGTTGCGAAGAACACCACATATTGGTGTAATACATTGCAAATAGGTCTAATCTAGTGTTTAGACGCATTGACATAATTCTAGATAGATAGGTCCCGATTGTAAGGGCAATTTCAACCGGCTGATCCAAACAAACATGATTTTTGTTTGTTTTGGTCAGCCAAGCAGACGCTTGTCGAATTTTTATTTAGATTGGTCAATGCGCCCACTTTGACTGACACATTTGTCCGCGTGGTCTTAAATAAATAAATaggcacacaaaatatttaaatttaaaacataattaaacattaaaATCTTCAGACAAAATCCACTtcaaacataattaaacataaaacATAATAAAAACAAAAAGCCTCCCAGCCGTCCTTGCCCATAGCCCTAAGTGTCATCCTCGTCGTTGGAGCGGGTGAGGTCAAGGAACTCCAGCGGCTGCGCCCAGGGGAACACCGTCTGGTAGGCTGCCAGCGTGGCCTCCTCCGACGGGGCCGCCTGGCTCCGGGCGCCTCCTCCTCTTGCTCGCGCCGTTCCTCCTCCTCCTACTCGCGCAACCAGCGCTGTCGGtgctcctcctccccgcgctcgcgTTGCATGCGGTGCTCCCCATTGGCCCGCTCCTCCTCTAGTGCGGTGCCACTGCTCAAGTTAGGCTACTTGCTCCTCCTCCGACGCTCGAGCCACGCCCGCGGCATGCTAACCCTCCCGCATGACGCCCTGCCACCGCGTAAGTCCCGGTGGCTGCGGGCGGAGCCGCCACGGGCGCATACAATGACGGTGGTAGTGAAGGATAGACGCAATCGCCGACCGCGGAGAGCTAGAGCTCCTCCTCCGAACCAGATGTATGAGACTAGTCATTATTATTTTGTGATGACCACTACTTGGATGTAGTGGCCACATAGAAACTACTTGGATGCTAAAATCTAATGGCAACAATATCTACCATGTTTTTGGTGCTAGTGATCACATGCCGAACTTGTTTCATTCGAAGTTTTGTTCaaaatttaataatttcagaaaatgtgaAAAATTTGACGTTACCATTTAAGGAAAGTTTTACCACATTTAGACCAATGGTTTGCTAGAATATGGAAGTTTTAGTTAGCCCATACTATTTTTTATTCAAATTTTGACATTTTCAGTAAAATGTGAAATAATTCCTGTAAATATTACATGTATTCAATATTAATTTGGGAAAGTTACGGCTCAATTGGACCACATGTTTGGGAAGATAATGACAGTCTAATATGTTGGCTTTTGTGGCTTTTTTTATTGCCACATGTGCACTTACAAGCGTACCTATCTGTCTGGAATTATATAAATGTGTCTAAACACTAGATTATACCTATTTGCAATGTATTATACCAATATGTGGTGTTTTTCGCAACAAACCTGTATAGTAGGTGTTTTGTGCAACATTAGCCTTAATAAGTGATGGTTTGTGTAATTCCCTCACTCTGGTCGGATGGGATACCGCTTTTCCTCCTAATCATCGTCTCATGTCTTTGACCCCCAATTTTTCGTTGTGCACATCTCGCCGCCAAAGAAAAATAAAAGTCTTGCACATCGAAAAGACCGAAAGAGGCACCGATCGAGCCAGAACGGGCTTTGTGCCTGGGCCCCCGGCGTTACGTCTGATGGCGGCGGCTCGACCCGCCGCTACCCGCGAACACGTGATGACACCACGTCCGTTTCCTCCGTAACCCCCGCACCCGACGGGGCGAGAGAGAGAAGGGGAGGAAGGCGCCACACCCATCAGGCGCGCGACACACCAAAGGCGAGGGAGGCACAGACGTCCGACGCGCACGCAATTCTGGAAGGAGCCCCGCAGACGAAATCCCAAGGTAGCAGGGGTAGAAAAGAAGAAATTCTCGGAACAAACTGGCCTTTCCCCGTTTTAAAAATCCCACCTTTCTTTCTCCCTAGTCCTCATCCCCCCGTCTCGCTTCCTTCCGCCCCCTtctttccctccctccctcctctcctccccgacgcgctacccggctgcccctccctcctatGGTCTCCATGGCCGCCGCAGCAGACGACGACCACGACCGCCGCCGCATCGCCAACCTCTCGCCGTCTCCCTCGGACGCCCCGGCTCCCGCGCAGCCGCACCGCAGGCGGCTCCACAGCTTCTCCTTCCCCACGCTCAGCTGGGGCACCCACCGCCTCCTCCGGTGCTCCAAGGACCCCGCCTcggcgcctccgcctccgcctccgcacACCCCGTCCCCGGACAAGGAGATGGCCCGCCGCTCCACGGATGGCGGTGCCGGAGGCGGTTCGCCCCAGCGCCCCCCTCAGCGGCCCTGGAACCTCCGCACCCGCCGCTCGGCCACTGCCGCGCCCGGTGCGGTCGGGCCGGAGGCCGCGGCCGATGCTGCGGCGGAGCATGCGCCAGCGCGGCCTGCGCAGAAGCGGGGGTTTTCCATCGTGCTGTCCAAGGAGGAGATCGCCCAGGACTTTGCCTTCTTCCGCGGCACGCGACCCCCGCGCCGGCCCAAGAAGCGCTCTCGCCCGATGCAGCGCCAGCTCGACGTAAGGATCGGACCTGCGTTTGTAATTCTCAAGTTTTCGGTGTTTGAATTTGGCGTCTTATTGGAGTTTTTTTTGTTCTTGTTGGAATTGCAGTCGCTGTGCCCTGGATTGTCCCTAGTGGATTTGACGCCGGACTCGTACAAGATCGAGGAGGTAAGGAACAAGGGATCGTTTAATTTGTTGTTGCGATTCAGTCCTTTTCTTTGATTTGGCTCTGAAGATGCGCCTGTGTTCTTGCAGAGGTGAATGCTGATATGGCGGAGATTCAAATGGGAAGGGATTCAGATGTGGTCATCTCTTTTGTTCTCCGATGTTCTGATCGCGTTTCTTTCTTATGTGAATGGCTAAACATCTCTGCTTCATAACTCAGAACTGTGTTATGGTGGAACATTTTAGATGAAGTTCAGTGTAGTATCTCTTTAGATGATGTGTTGCCATGGAGTTGGTGAGTAGTTTAAAGTTAAGGAATTTGGTTATTGGGCTTGTAGGATTTCTAATTGTACCAAGGTTATGATCCTTAGTGGGGTGTAATTGTCCTGTTATGTACATGGGTAATGATCTATGAAGGTCTCTTTATATGAAAATGCAGGAAACAGTTCAATTTTGCTTCGTTGTAGCGTTGAGGTGTTTTAAGTGTTCTTGTGCATTGATCACATTTCTTTTCTTCCGTGATTCGTAAAAATGTCATTCTCTTCTGTCGATATGTTGGGATGTACGGAGTAGTTTCTAAGTATATAGGTAAAGTAAA is from Triticum aestivum cultivar Chinese Spring chromosome 3A, IWGSC CS RefSeq v2.1, whole genome shotgun sequence and encodes:
- the LOC123058493 gene encoding formin-like protein 15 translates to MVSMAAAADDDHDRRRIANLSPSPSDAPAPAQPHRRRLHSFSFPTLSWGTHRLLRCSKDPASAPPPPPPHTPSPDKEMARRSTDGGAGGGSPQRPPQRPWNLRTRRSATAAPGAVGPEAAADAAAEHAPARPAQKRGFSIVLSKEEIAQDFAFFRGTRPPRRPKKRSRPMQRQLDSLCPGLSLVDLTPDSYKIEER